CTCGATCCGCTCGATCACCGCCGGTGCCAGGAGCAGGTTCCGTCCCTTGATGTGGAGCTGCATACGATCCTCTTTCAGAGCTTTCTGAGCACATCTTATTCAAGGTCAGTCGCGCCTGATTCCATCAGGAAGGACTACGACACCACGCGCGGAACGTCGCCAGTAGCCTTCTCTTTCGCCGCAACTGGTTGAGTGACCACGGGCGGCCACAGAAGCGAGGCCAACACCGACACGCCAAGGAGAGTAGCCACGGCGCCGAGCGAGACGGCAATCGGGATGGGGTACAGGTCCACCAGGAGCATCTTCGTCCCGACAAAGGCGAGCACCAGCGCCAGACCGGGCTGCAGATAGTTCAAGCGCTGCACCGCACCCGCCAGCAAGAAGAACATCGCGCGTAGTCCGAGAATGGCGCAGATGTTCGACGTGAAGACGATGAACGGATCCCTCGTCACGGCGAAGATCGCCGGGATCGAGTCGATCGCGAACACGAGGTCGCTGGTCTCAATGCAGACCAGCACGAGCAGCAGCGGGGTCGCATATCGCTTCCCGGCTTTCACCACCGTGAAGCGCGATCCGTGGTACTCGGGGACCGACGGTATGAATCGCCGAAACAGCCGGAACAGCGGGTTGCGTTCCGGGTGCTCTTCGACGTCGCGTCGAAGGAGCATCTTGATGCCGGTCAGGACGAGGAAGGCGCCGAACACGTACATGACCCAATGGAACCGCTCGATCAGGGCCGCGCCCACCACGATGAAGAGCGCGCGCATGATGAGCGCGCCCAGAATGCCCCAGAACAGCACGCGGTGCTGATACGCCGCGGGGACGGCGAAGGCCGAGAAGATGACCAGGAAGACGAAGATATTGTCGACCGCGAGCGCCTTCTCGATCAGGTAGCCGGTGAGGAACTCGAGGC
This DNA window, taken from Deltaproteobacteria bacterium, encodes the following:
- a CDS encoding TerC family protein, whose protein sequence is MDTLSIGTPALWIGFIGFILAMLVLDLGVFHRNAHEVRFREAMVWSVIWIALSLLFCAWVYVQFGNERGLEFLTGYLIEKALAVDNIFVFLVIFSAFAVPAAYQHRVLFWGILGALIMRALFIVVGAALIERFHWVMYVFGAFLVLTGIKMLLRRDVEEHPERNPLFRLFRRFIPSVPEYHGSRFTVVKAGKRYATPLLLVLVCIETSDLVFAIDSIPAIFAVTRDPFIVFTSNICAILGLRAMFFLLAGAVQRLNYLQPGLALVLAFVGTKMLLVDLYPIPIAVSLGAVATLLGVSVLASLLWPPVVTQPVAAKEKATGDVPRVVS